In the genome of Leptospira dzoumogneensis, one region contains:
- a CDS encoding FAD-dependent oxidoreductase, whose amino-acid sequence MSSLDISPIFRPIEIGAETIPNRIIMGSMHLGLEGMPKTADRMAAFYGKRFEGGVGLITTGGISVNAEGKGSNIFFDFQKEEDCQELEKVASVLKPMGIFCAQLFHAGRYAYHRELVGASALRAPINRFIPKELSTEEAWRTIRDFGSSALRAKQVGFRAVEVMASEGYLVNQFFSEVTNKRSDEFGGSPENRRRFAIETMKEVRKQVGPGFPVIVRMSGIDLIPGNPSFEEVISLAKELKEAGADALNIGIGWHESRIPTISQLVPRGAWAKIAGKVKSSVPGIPIIASNRINMPETIIQVLNAGEADIVSMARPFLADAEIVNKIKENQTERVNTCVACNQACLDHTFKEEMVSCLVNPSANRELDWKSLPQAKRQRVVVVGSGPGGMESARVAALRGHEVILLEASGKLGGQLNLAAAIPGKFEFFETIRYFKNELPRLKVDIRLNTKADLKLLDDLKPDAVIFATGVLPRNPNLPGLEKKPHASYVEFLNGTFKPGSNVAIIGGGGIGVDVAHKLTEEKDPDIPTYFEKYNVNSYTQAVIQPETAHRKVSILRRNGKVGAGLGATTSWALLQELQSKGVDFLSSLTYKEVTDKGLVIETKKEGAKTLECDSIILCAGQTSDSSLYETFSKERSSIPSYLIGGAKDSSGIDAKRAMLEGYLAASKIGTEQN is encoded by the coding sequence ATGTCTTCTTTAGATATTTCCCCGATCTTTCGCCCGATAGAGATCGGAGCCGAAACTATTCCTAATCGTATTATCATGGGATCCATGCACTTGGGTTTGGAAGGAATGCCCAAAACTGCGGATAGAATGGCTGCATTCTACGGCAAAAGATTCGAAGGCGGGGTCGGACTCATCACCACCGGAGGAATTTCGGTTAACGCAGAGGGAAAAGGTTCCAATATATTTTTCGATTTCCAAAAGGAAGAAGACTGCCAAGAACTTGAAAAAGTTGCTTCCGTTCTAAAACCGATGGGAATTTTTTGCGCTCAATTATTCCATGCAGGAAGATATGCCTACCACAGAGAACTCGTAGGAGCTTCTGCGTTGCGCGCACCTATCAATCGATTCATACCGAAAGAACTTTCTACGGAAGAAGCTTGGAGAACCATACGCGATTTCGGATCTTCCGCATTACGTGCCAAACAAGTTGGTTTCAGAGCGGTAGAAGTGATGGCTTCCGAAGGATATTTGGTAAACCAGTTCTTCTCCGAGGTAACAAACAAAAGATCCGACGAGTTCGGTGGTTCTCCAGAAAACCGCAGAAGATTTGCGATCGAAACAATGAAAGAAGTCCGCAAACAAGTTGGACCAGGCTTTCCAGTTATCGTAAGAATGTCTGGGATAGATTTGATCCCAGGTAACCCAAGTTTCGAAGAAGTAATTTCTCTTGCCAAAGAATTAAAAGAAGCAGGAGCAGATGCACTCAATATAGGGATCGGTTGGCATGAGTCTCGTATTCCTACAATCTCTCAACTAGTTCCAAGAGGAGCTTGGGCAAAGATCGCAGGTAAAGTTAAATCTTCCGTTCCTGGAATTCCAATCATCGCTTCGAACAGGATCAATATGCCGGAAACAATCATCCAAGTATTGAATGCTGGAGAAGCCGACATCGTGAGTATGGCGAGACCATTCTTAGCGGATGCAGAGATCGTAAATAAGATCAAAGAAAACCAAACGGAAAGAGTGAATACATGTGTGGCTTGTAACCAAGCTTGTTTGGATCATACTTTCAAAGAAGAAATGGTTTCTTGTTTAGTGAATCCTTCCGCAAACAGAGAACTGGATTGGAAATCTTTACCTCAAGCAAAAAGACAAAGAGTTGTAGTAGTCGGTTCCGGTCCAGGTGGAATGGAATCTGCAAGAGTAGCCGCATTACGCGGACATGAAGTCATTCTTTTAGAAGCTTCCGGGAAACTTGGAGGTCAATTGAATCTTGCCGCCGCAATCCCGGGTAAATTCGAATTTTTTGAAACGATCCGTTATTTCAAAAACGAACTTCCTCGTTTAAAAGTGGATATTCGTCTGAATACAAAAGCGGATTTGAAACTATTAGACGATCTGAAACCGGACGCAGTGATATTTGCAACGGGAGTTCTTCCTAGAAACCCAAACCTTCCCGGTTTAGAGAAAAAACCGCATGCGAGTTATGTGGAGTTCTTAAACGGAACATTCAAACCAGGTTCCAATGTTGCCATCATCGGAGGTGGAGGGATCGGTGTGGACGTGGCTCACAAACTTACAGAGGAGAAGGACCCGGATATTCCTACCTATTTCGAAAAGTATAATGTAAACTCTTATACACAGGCCGTGATCCAACCGGAAACCGCACATAGAAAAGTTTCTATTCTCAGAAGGAATGGAAAAGTAGGAGCAGGCTTGGGTGCGACTACTTCTTGGGCACTTCTGCAAGAATTACAATCTAAAGGAGTGGATTTCCTTTCTTCTCTTACCTACAAAGAAGTAACGGATAAAGGACTTGTAATAGAAACCAAAAAGGAAGGAGCTAAAACCTTAGAATGTGATTCCATCATTCTTTGTGCGGGCCAAACAAGTGATTCTTCCTTGTATGAGACTTTTAGCAAGGAAAGAAGTTCCATTCCTTCTTATCTGATCGGCGGAGCAAAAGACTCGTCCGGTATAGATGCTAAACGTGCTATGTTAGAAGGATATTTGGCTGCTTCTAAGATCGGAACGGAACAAAACTAA
- a CDS encoding 2-isopropylmalate synthase → MNSNLDFVRIFDTTLRDGEQCPGAAMSENEKIEIALQLAKMNVDVIEAGFPVSSPVQFQAVQRISREVEGPIIAALARAVRPDLEAAAKAIIPAKKRRIHTFIASSPIHMKFKLGKEPSEVLKMAVEAVKICRDHVDDVEFSPEDATRSEPEFLRELCEAVIEAGATTINIPDTVGYTTPYEYGELFKFLIQNVKGSEKAIFSAHCHNDLGLATSNSLAAILNGARQVECTVNGIGERAGNTAMEEVVMALRTRKDKFGIQTKIQTEEIAKASYLVKTITGMVVQPNKAVVGANAFAHESGIHQDGVLKNRETYEIMTPESVGIHSNRMVLGRHSGRAGFKDRIVRLGFSPHAEELEAAYQRFLEIADRKKEIFDEDIRALFADESRKSSKDKFVLESFHVTTGTKSTPTASIRLSIEGNLKEESATGDGPVDSIFKAIQKATISDVELIKLVISPVTEGQDALAEASVTLEKHGERVVGKASSTDIIEACSQAYISALNRFSMN, encoded by the coding sequence ATGAACTCAAATTTGGATTTTGTTCGGATTTTCGATACCACTCTCCGTGACGGAGAACAATGCCCAGGCGCGGCAATGAGCGAAAATGAGAAGATAGAGATCGCACTCCAACTCGCTAAAATGAATGTGGATGTGATCGAAGCTGGTTTCCCGGTATCTTCTCCAGTCCAATTCCAAGCAGTCCAAAGAATTTCCAGAGAGGTCGAAGGTCCAATTATCGCTGCACTCGCAAGAGCGGTTCGCCCAGACTTAGAAGCAGCAGCTAAAGCAATCATTCCCGCTAAAAAAAGAAGAATTCATACATTCATCGCATCTTCTCCCATTCATATGAAATTCAAACTAGGCAAGGAACCTTCTGAAGTTTTGAAAATGGCTGTGGAAGCAGTCAAGATCTGCAGAGACCATGTGGACGATGTTGAATTTTCACCGGAAGATGCCACACGTTCCGAACCGGAATTCCTTCGAGAACTTTGTGAGGCAGTGATAGAAGCCGGTGCCACCACGATCAATATCCCGGACACTGTAGGATATACAACGCCGTACGAATACGGAGAATTATTCAAATTTCTAATACAGAATGTGAAAGGAAGTGAGAAGGCGATCTTCTCCGCACATTGCCATAATGATCTAGGACTTGCTACTTCCAATAGTCTTGCCGCCATCTTAAACGGAGCAAGACAGGTAGAATGTACCGTAAATGGTATCGGTGAAAGAGCAGGCAATACAGCAATGGAAGAAGTGGTCATGGCACTTCGCACTCGAAAAGACAAATTCGGGATCCAAACCAAGATCCAAACGGAAGAGATCGCAAAGGCGTCTTATCTAGTAAAAACGATCACTGGAATGGTGGTACAACCGAACAAGGCAGTTGTAGGTGCAAACGCATTCGCTCATGAATCCGGGATCCACCAAGACGGTGTTTTGAAAAATAGAGAAACCTATGAGATCATGACACCTGAAAGTGTCGGGATCCATTCTAACCGTATGGTGCTCGGAAGACATAGCGGAAGAGCCGGATTCAAAGACAGGATCGTTCGTTTAGGATTCAGTCCTCATGCAGAAGAATTAGAAGCAGCTTACCAAAGATTTTTAGAGATCGCAGATCGTAAAAAGGAAATTTTCGACGAAGATATCCGTGCACTGTTTGCAGATGAATCCAGAAAATCTTCCAAAGATAAATTTGTATTAGAAAGTTTTCATGTAACTACCGGAACGAAGAGTACACCTACTGCAAGTATCCGACTTTCCATCGAAGGAAATCTAAAAGAAGAATCTGCAACCGGAGACGGACCGGTGGATTCCATTTTCAAAGCGATCCAAAAAGCGACTATCTCTGATGTGGAACTCATTAAGCTCGTGATCTCTCCGGTAACAGAAGGACAAGACGCTTTGGCAGAAGCTTCCGTTACTTTAGAAAAACATGGAGAAAGAGTCGTAGGAAAAGCAAGCTCCACTGATATTATTGAGGCTTGTTCTCAAGCCTATATCTCCGCTCTAAATCGATTTTCTATGAATTAA
- a CDS encoding queuosine precursor transporter — protein MQFHRPFKLFFVLGSIFITFLLMAEVTGSKWFQVAIGSKALTMTLGVIPFPITFIVTDLLNEYYGRRGVRYLTLVGMVMIVLAFFLLQLDMAIPAAGNSPVDDHSFQVVFFNTGQVITGSIVAYLIGQLVDIQVFHLIRKKTKNKLLWLRATGSTIFSQLLDSYVVIFVAYWGTYDFQTLNSISYTNFFYKIFIAIGITPLIYLAHYWIERYLGEDAHKMAEAALKEGKEEIQPYPG, from the coding sequence ATGCAGTTTCACCGGCCCTTCAAACTATTTTTCGTTTTAGGTTCCATCTTCATAACCTTCCTTTTGATGGCAGAGGTGACTGGCTCTAAATGGTTCCAAGTCGCGATCGGAAGTAAGGCATTGACCATGACCTTGGGTGTGATCCCCTTTCCGATCACATTTATCGTAACGGATCTATTGAACGAGTATTATGGAAGAAGAGGAGTAAGATACCTCACCCTAGTCGGAATGGTAATGATAGTCCTAGCATTCTTTCTTCTTCAATTGGACATGGCAATTCCTGCGGCAGGAAATTCACCCGTGGACGATCACTCCTTTCAGGTAGTATTCTTTAATACAGGACAAGTGATCACCGGTTCCATCGTGGCTTACCTGATCGGGCAGCTTGTGGATATACAGGTATTCCATTTGATCCGTAAGAAGACCAAAAACAAACTTCTTTGGTTGAGAGCCACCGGTTCCACCATCTTCTCCCAATTGCTGGATTCTTATGTCGTTATCTTTGTGGCATATTGGGGAACTTACGATTTCCAAACACTGAATTCTATCTCATACACAAACTTCTTCTATAAGATCTTTATCGCGATCGGGATCACACCTCTTATCTATCTGGCACATTACTGGATCGAAAGATATCTAGGAGAAGATGCCCACAAAATGGCAGAAGCAGCCTTGAAAGAAGGAAAAGAAGAAATCCAACCCTATCCGGGTTAA
- a CDS encoding glycosyl hydrolase family 18 protein → MNPNDEPYTPEDLIRPVPYQAKKQSLWQTSLVSLTWFLLSGISFYLGLQALKADPKAASSQTGTEQVAFQNTTLKSDLAPTEGAWESWKKWWNSNTSSSESDGTSNTVSSSLPEIEDDPAFRASTWFSDYEAMKRTVHLYNEIHPFIYGFKGRETNNGDLYSLWGSAQKHARVAELKSLNPKVKIIPTIFRWENKNEKISENIGLNGRNDIRDKHIQNILYEVDTYGFDGIDIDYEGMSCEKKEKFEEFIVLLSKEIHKRGKLLSVAVHPKTAAKKSGLKACKGLKEKINMDFAENWRGPMTHDYAFLAKHADRVKVMAYELHPRKYRNPGPGPQAPNVWIRNIITYAKERVPAKKLYMAIPTYGYDWALNCNAKIKSVYWSDALKRQQLGVTKQPTNISQVLADNKNSGSWTNLSKFSWVHEGKTYEDPSIWYKSEGCDRVAFFMNRKAFEEKMTLLRSYDIGGFSFWQLLKDNDPGINDYLELLVTNKLPPVPKAKDPVVPTPDVKQAPPEEGQEEAKNEAELVKK, encoded by the coding sequence ATGAATCCAAACGATGAACCTTACACCCCAGAGGACTTGATCCGTCCAGTCCCATACCAAGCAAAAAAACAGTCTCTCTGGCAAACAAGCCTAGTGAGTCTGACCTGGTTTTTACTTTCCGGAATTTCTTTTTATCTAGGACTCCAGGCATTAAAAGCGGATCCGAAAGCTGCTTCTTCCCAAACCGGAACAGAGCAGGTGGCATTCCAAAATACTACTCTCAAATCCGATCTGGCTCCTACTGAGGGAGCCTGGGAATCTTGGAAGAAATGGTGGAATTCCAACACATCTTCTTCCGAGTCGGATGGGACTTCCAATACTGTAAGTTCTTCCTTGCCTGAGATCGAAGACGACCCGGCTTTTAGAGCTTCTACTTGGTTCTCTGACTATGAGGCGATGAAACGTACTGTTCATCTATATAATGAGATCCATCCGTTTATCTATGGATTCAAGGGAAGAGAGACAAATAACGGAGATCTTTATTCTCTTTGGGGATCCGCTCAAAAACATGCGCGTGTTGCTGAACTTAAATCACTAAATCCGAAAGTTAAGATCATTCCTACTATCTTCCGTTGGGAAAATAAGAACGAGAAGATCTCCGAAAATATCGGTCTGAACGGACGTAACGATATCAGGGACAAACATATCCAGAACATTCTATACGAAGTAGATACTTACGGTTTCGACGGTATCGATATAGACTACGAAGGAATGAGTTGTGAGAAAAAAGAGAAGTTTGAGGAGTTCATCGTTCTTCTTTCTAAAGAGATCCACAAACGTGGAAAACTTCTTTCTGTAGCAGTTCACCCTAAAACAGCCGCTAAAAAATCCGGTCTGAAAGCATGCAAAGGTCTAAAAGAAAAAATTAATATGGACTTTGCAGAGAATTGGAGAGGTCCGATGACCCATGATTACGCTTTCTTGGCAAAACATGCAGACCGAGTAAAAGTGATGGCTTATGAACTTCATCCTCGTAAGTATAGAAACCCAGGACCTGGACCTCAGGCGCCAAACGTTTGGATCAGAAATATAATCACTTACGCAAAAGAAAGAGTTCCCGCTAAAAAATTGTATATGGCAATCCCGACTTACGGATATGACTGGGCTTTAAATTGTAACGCAAAGATCAAATCAGTGTATTGGTCGGACGCATTAAAACGCCAACAACTCGGTGTGACCAAACAACCTACAAACATCAGCCAAGTTTTAGCGGATAATAAGAACTCAGGTTCTTGGACAAATCTTTCCAAGTTTAGCTGGGTTCACGAAGGTAAAACCTACGAAGATCCGAGTATTTGGTACAAGTCGGAAGGCTGCGATCGTGTAGCATTCTTCATGAACAGAAAAGCTTTCGAAGAGAAAATGACTCTATTAAGATCTTATGATATTGGTGGATTCTCTTTCTGGCAGTTATTGAAGGATAATGATCCGGGTATTAACGATTATCTGGAATTATTGGTCACCAATAAACTTCCGCCTGTTCCAAAGGCAAAAGATCCTGTAGTTCCTACTCCTGATGTAAAACAAGCTCCTCCGGAAGAAGGACAGGAAGAGGCGAAGAACGAAGCGGAACTTGTCAAAAAGTAA
- a CDS encoding L-threonylcarbamoyladenylate synthase: MSKSKPTIITEDPSLAAKVLKEGGIVLFPTETVYGLGADSRNLSSCLEIYKIKNRPADNPLIVHLGNPALIPDIGEVPEFAKILIRQCMPGPLSLVLKKVDKSIFSTGLTTIAVRVPSHPKALEMLSYFGGPVSAPSANLSGEPSITRLDDAISEFDGLVDLILKGAEPEIGLESTVVDFSISPPKLLRPGYFGWEELQKYVPDLEDYDRLKEVETPSSPGVKYKHYSPKAKVIFTENQTPDRESAAIGIGLTRGWKFALDLRNNSEYMKNLYSFFRDCDRLGISKIYCFPPANASGKEALLNRIMKAQEI, translated from the coding sequence TTGTCAAAAAGTAAACCTACAATTATCACGGAAGATCCTTCTCTCGCGGCAAAAGTGCTGAAAGAGGGGGGGATCGTTCTATTTCCCACCGAGACCGTTTATGGTTTAGGTGCGGATTCCAGAAATCTCTCCTCTTGTTTAGAAATTTATAAAATTAAAAACCGCCCTGCGGATAATCCTCTTATCGTTCATCTAGGAAATCCTGCTCTGATCCCTGATATAGGAGAGGTCCCGGAATTCGCAAAGATCCTGATCAGACAATGTATGCCTGGTCCTTTGAGTTTGGTCTTGAAGAAGGTAGATAAGTCCATTTTTTCTACAGGACTGACTACGATTGCTGTAAGAGTTCCTTCTCATCCTAAAGCTTTAGAAATGCTTTCTTATTTTGGAGGGCCCGTTTCTGCTCCTTCCGCAAATCTTTCCGGAGAACCTTCTATCACAAGATTGGATGATGCGATCTCTGAGTTTGACGGGTTAGTGGATCTGATCTTGAAAGGCGCCGAGCCGGAGATCGGTTTAGAATCCACCGTTGTGGATTTTTCAATTTCTCCGCCTAAACTTCTTCGTCCCGGATATTTCGGATGGGAAGAATTGCAAAAATATGTTCCGGACCTGGAAGATTATGACCGGTTAAAGGAAGTTGAAACTCCCTCTAGTCCTGGAGTGAAATACAAACATTACTCTCCTAAGGCAAAGGTGATATTTACGGAGAACCAAACGCCGGATAGAGAATCTGCAGCTATCGGAATTGGTCTGACTAGAGGTTGGAAATTCGCTTTGGATCTTAGAAACAACTCGGAGTATATGAAAAATTTATATTCTTTCTTCAGGGATTGTGATCGTCTAGGAATTTCTAAAATTTACTGCTTCCCGCCCGCAAACGCCTCCGGCAAAGAAGCTCTTCTCAATCGTATTATGAAGGCGCAAGAGATATAG
- a CDS encoding S49 family peptidase produces the protein MFRILFSVVFLPIRILFQGFRILSWIIRKGDHFYLEIPSSFSFDKKSFFVKLLVSKEEAPFLVDFLLGLKALTKVPGLKKVSFHISNPEYGFGEVWNICKAIQSLNEKGIETSGFCLGGGTKALLLLSQCKYRYSSSASEFFPILPSAEPYFFGGAAKKFGVGVEAYASGAFKSFGETFQRTSFSAPARKNLEALLNDYKELLSAGFKKSSNLDLKVLEEPIISSEKLKKIGFITEFVEEDEFEENYLFENYKKEKETDKPKYKKLSPKGFRLYHKKSNFSFISKSIPIVAVLPVQGNILPDLGREEDFRSRQVSFRYYQEIFKDLKEDPKVAAVILEMNSPGGSALVSELLYREIKKLAEKKPVITYVLNVAASGGYYLSCATQKIHGTPYSIVGSIGAVMMRFELKKLYDKFGVQKERIGFYPHRDILSEYGKLSPKSEQFLRKEVLRSRDLFYSRVIESRKTSFQELEKNYGEGRIFSGETFRKSGFLDSCDSFLDTLQNLKTELKSKKIDVRYLPGTYSWKDLVQDLKPGMQFSKFSLFSKFSAEKKQNPLEVLHLSEIAQELSNI, from the coding sequence ATGTTTAGAATTCTGTTCTCCGTTGTTTTTTTACCGATCCGGATTTTGTTCCAAGGATTTAGGATCTTATCTTGGATCATTCGTAAGGGAGATCATTTCTATTTGGAAATTCCTTCTTCATTTTCCTTTGATAAAAAATCTTTTTTCGTAAAACTATTGGTCTCGAAAGAAGAAGCTCCCTTCTTGGTGGATTTTTTATTGGGATTGAAGGCCTTAACTAAGGTCCCAGGTTTGAAAAAAGTTTCTTTCCATATTTCCAATCCTGAATACGGATTTGGAGAAGTTTGGAATATTTGCAAAGCGATCCAATCTCTGAACGAAAAAGGGATAGAGACTTCAGGCTTTTGTTTAGGCGGAGGGACCAAGGCATTACTATTACTCTCTCAGTGCAAATACAGATATTCCTCTTCCGCATCCGAATTCTTTCCTATACTTCCATCTGCTGAGCCTTATTTTTTCGGAGGCGCTGCTAAAAAGTTCGGTGTAGGTGTAGAAGCCTATGCAAGCGGTGCATTTAAATCATTCGGAGAAACATTCCAAAGAACATCCTTCTCCGCTCCCGCTCGAAAAAACTTGGAAGCGTTACTGAATGATTATAAAGAATTACTTTCTGCAGGATTTAAGAAGTCTTCGAATTTAGATCTGAAAGTTTTAGAAGAACCGATCATCAGTTCTGAAAAATTAAAGAAGATCGGATTTATCACAGAGTTTGTGGAAGAAGACGAGTTTGAAGAAAACTATCTATTCGAAAATTATAAAAAAGAGAAGGAAACGGACAAACCTAAATATAAAAAGTTAAGTCCCAAAGGTTTCAGACTTTATCATAAAAAATCCAATTTTTCATTTATTTCCAAATCCATTCCTATCGTAGCGGTTTTGCCGGTCCAAGGAAATATTTTACCGGATCTAGGAAGAGAAGAAGATTTCAGATCCAGACAGGTGTCTTTTAGATACTACCAAGAAATTTTTAAAGATCTAAAAGAAGATCCAAAGGTAGCAGCAGTCATTTTGGAAATGAACTCTCCGGGGGGAAGCGCACTTGTTTCCGAACTTTTATACAGAGAGATCAAAAAACTTGCGGAGAAAAAACCGGTCATCACATACGTGCTGAATGTCGCGGCCTCCGGAGGTTATTATCTCTCCTGCGCTACTCAAAAAATCCACGGAACACCCTATTCTATCGTCGGTTCTATCGGTGCTGTAATGATGAGATTCGAATTAAAAAAATTATACGATAAATTCGGGGTCCAAAAAGAAAGGATCGGATTTTACCCTCATAGAGATATTCTATCGGAATACGGTAAACTTTCACCTAAGTCGGAACAGTTCTTAAGAAAAGAAGTTTTGAGATCCAGGGACTTATTCTATAGCAGAGTCATCGAATCCAGAAAAACCAGTTTCCAAGAATTAGAAAAGAATTATGGAGAAGGTCGTATCTTCTCCGGAGAAACTTTCCGCAAGTCCGGATTTTTGGATTCCTGTGATTCATTTCTGGATACATTACAAAATCTGAAAACAGAACTTAAATCCAAGAAGATTGACGTGCGTTATTTACCTGGAACCTATAGTTGGAAGGATTTAGTACAAGATCTAAAGCCTGGAATGCAGTTTTCCAAGTTTTCTTTATTCTCAAAGTTTAGTGCGGAGAAGAAGCAGAATCCGTTGGAAGTCCTACATCTCTCCGAGATCGCTCAGGAACTTTCGAACATTTAG